The Streptomyces sp. JB150 genomic interval CTCGGCCCGCATCCGCGCCGCCTCGACGTCGCGGGCCACCGCCTGGGCGAGCAGCATGCGCAGCACCAGGACGATGAGCGCGACACCGAGGACGGCCAGGCCCACGCCGCCGATCAGGAGCACGATGCCGGGGGCCACGTCCTCGCCCGGCGCCAGGACCACGCCGAGGGTGAAGACCAGCAGCGCTGCGGCCGTCATCGCGCCGATCACGATGTGTACGTAGCGGAAGGCGCCGTGGGAGAAGACGGTCCCCCGGCGCACCATCGTCACCAGCCGCCATACGCAGACCAGGACGACCTGCGCCGTCACCAGCCCCAGCAGCAGGATCACCACCACCGGGGTGCGCCGGTCGAAGTCACCCATGTCGGCGGCCAGCAGCGGGACCATCACCGCCTGCACGAACACCGAGCCGGCGAGCAGCCCCACCAGCACCGCGCGCAGCGCGAGCACCGTCAGTTTTCCCATCGCCTTCCCTCCTCCTCGTCGTCAGATGCCGGCACACCCGCACACGTCCGCACGCAGCCGCGCCATCGAATCTCGATGAGAATCTATCGTTTTTCGATAGGTGCCGACAAGAGGGACCGCAGGGAGATGACCGAGGACCCCTGGGCCCCGCTTCAGCGGCGGTGCGCCGTCTCCGCCGGCCCACCGAGGCGCCGATCTGGCCTGTGAACGTTTCTACAGGTCAGCGGGATGATCACTTGATCACCTGTGCTGGTGAAACGACTCCTGACTCGACAACCGGGCACCGGCAATCGCGGTTGGGCCGGTACTTGCCGGAAGACCTCAGGAGGAGATCACCTTGTTCGGGCCGACCATCACTCGCCTCGTCACCGCGCTGGCCGCCGCCGGCGGGCTCATCCTCAGCACGCCCACGAGTGCGCAGGCCACCGCGATCGGCTCGACTCCGGTGCGCACCTTCCAGTACAGCGTGGGGGGCATGACGATGCAGGTCCCCACAGGGTGCATGTTCACCCACATCATCCGGGGCAGCGGCAAGAAGATCACCTACCAGAACGCCGGCGTCGACTGCGCCTTCGCCGCCGCACTCGGCACCGGCTTCTGCAACTGGCGCATCGACTTCACCTACGCCGACACGGACAACCGGGTCTACCGCACGTCACGGGGCACAACGCACAACGAATGCAGGATCGACCCGATGCGGAGCAACGCTCCTCGTACCCTGCCTCGTTATGGCAAGGCGTGCGCCCATCTGCACGTCAACGGAGTGCGACGGGTGAGTCAGTGTCACCACATCACGAAGTGAGCGTGAGCGTTCATGGTCGAGCAGCAGGGGCAGCGGGTGGATCAGGCGCGTGAAGCACGGCGTCGGCGGAGCGGAATCGTCGGGTTCCTCGCCGGCCTTTTCGGTGGACTGGCCTTCTTCGGGTTCTTTCCCGGACTGCCGCACGTCATCGACTGGGGCGCGATCGTCGTTTCGGTGGTGGTGGGGCTGCTGGGTCGGTGGGCTGGCCGGGCGTGGGCCGACCGGGCGGAGCGCGAGCAGGAGCAAGAACAGGAGCAGCACGACGGTCGTGAGTAGGCGGGTCGGGCGCTCCGCTCAGGTCCTGCCCGGCGGCAGGGAGACACCTTTCGGCGTGCGACAGATGACCAGCGCGGTTGTACGGGGCGAGAGTCCCCCCGGCGTTGCCCCTCGCGCCCCCGGCCTCACTGACGCGCTGCCCCTCCTCGGTACCCTGGCCGAATGGGCGAAGCCGTAGCCGCAGGTCAGCAGATGGGCATCGTGGCCGCGCTCGTGCGGTCCGCGTTCCTGGTGGACGCCGTGTACGCCGAGTCGGGGCGTCGGTTCGGGCTGACCCCGCAGCAGGGCCAGCTGCTGTGCGTGCTGATGCCGCAGCCGTACGGCATGTCCGAGCTGGGCTCGATGCTGGGTCTGGCCAAGTCCAGCCTGACCGGGCTGGTGGACCGCACCGCCCAGCGCGGCCTGGTCCGCCGCGAGGCCGATCCCCGGGACAAGCGGGCGGTACGGGTGCGCCTGACCGAGGAGGGCGCGTCGCTCGCCAGGCAGTTCTACGACGCCGCCTGCCGCCGCATCGAGGAGCTGCCGTCCGGTCTCGCACCCGCCGAGCGGGAGCAGCTGGCGGCGCTGCTCGCGAGGGTGGTCCGGGACAACGAGGTCCCGTGGGTGTTCCTCGAGCCGGAACCACGGCCGTAGGGACATCGCCGGGCCGCGACGGCCGAAGCCGCAGCCTCAGCCACAGCCACGTCACATCGCCAGGTCCGCCGACTGGGTGACCGTCGCCCGTGGCCGCAGCCGCGCTCACGTCGCCGCCCGCTCCTCCCCGGCCTTCGCGTCATCCCGGCTGTCCGTCTCGTCCGCACCGGTCACACCGGCCACACCGGCCCCCTCCGCGCTCTCCGCGCCCTCCCCCAGCCCTCGCGCCAGCACGCCCGTCACAGTCAGGGACCCGGCCGCCATCACCGTCATCGCCACCGCGGGCGAGGTGAGTTGGGCCGTCGTGCCGGCCAGGGTCGCGCTGAGGCCCTGGCAGGTGAGCATGCCGGCGGAGTGGAGGCCGAGGGCGTGGCCGGAGAGTTCGGTGGGGGTGAGGGTGACCAGCCGCTCCTGCTGTACGAGGCTCGCCCCGAAGCCGGCGGACGCCACCAGGACCAGGACGGCCGCGACCGGCACCGGCGGGCGCAGGAAGAACAGCAGGTACGGTCCGGCCAGCAACAGCAGCAGCGGCACCCCGAGCCGCGCGCGCCGTGCCGGTGGCACCAGGCGGCCGACGGTGACGTCCCCGGCGAACATGCCCAGCGCCGCGCAGGTGAACAGTGTCCCGGCGGCGCCGGGCGCGTAGGAGACGTACAGCGACTCGCAGCCCACGATCAGTCCGTTCGGCACCCACAGGGCGAGGTAGACGCGGCGGCGCGGACGTGACGACCACAGCCGGGCGTTGGCCCGCCAGGTGGCCCGTGCCGACGGGCGGCCGGTGGCGCGCGGCGGGCGTTGCGTCAGGCCCAGCCGCAGTCCGAGCGCCGCCCCGGCGTACAGCAGCGCCGCGAGCAGCAGCGCGGCGCGCGGGGTGAGGACGGCGACGAGGACACCGCCGGCCGCGTAGCCGCCGATCTGGGCGAGGCCGCTCATCATGTTGAAGACCGAACGCCCCAGCACGTAGCGCTCCGTGGAGAGGATCTCGGTCAGCAGTCCCCACCGCACTCCTCCGCCCAGCGAGGCCACCAGCCCCTGCGCGAGGACGACGGCGAAGACCGCCGCCGGCGGCAGTCCCGGCAGCGCGAGCACCGCCGTACCGGCCGCGAAGGCGAGGGCGACGCCGGTGAGCGTCGCCCGGGGCGGCAGCCGGTCGGCGCCCGACAGCAGGAAGGCGGCGCCGACGACCTGGGCCAGCGACGGGCCGAACATGCTCACCGCCGCCAGCAGCGGCGATCCGGTGGCCCGGAACACCAGCGTGCCGAGGGCGAGCCCGCCGAGGGTCTGCGCGGCGGTCTGGGCGGCGGAGGACAGGAACAGCGGGGTGAACTCGGGCGTGCGGAAGAGGCTCGCGTAGCCGGGTGAGGTGCGCATGCGGGGAGTCTCAAGCGGCCGTGGCGGGCCCCGTTATTGTTTCGCGCACACGCGAAACCAACCGGGGGGCGGGCGGCATGGGCTGGTGGCAGCTCGACGCGGACACCCTCGCCCGCAGCCGGTTCCTGCTCTCGCCGTACGCCGAGACCTTCGCGAGTCTGAAGCTGCTGCACGCCGGGACCGGGGCCCATCCGGGCGAGCGGGAGTGGCTGCGCGCGCACCTGCCCGCCTACCGGGCCCGCCTGGCCGCCGACCCGGTGACCGCGCGGCTGGTGCGGGCGGGACTGGGCCGGGACTGGATCGCCGACTTCCTCACCCCGACGCCGCGGGAGGGCGAGGACTTCGCGCGGGCGGTCGCCCGGGTGCGCGCCACCCGCCCCGACGCGGCCCGCGCCCATCTGCGGCTCTCCCTCGCCGGCCCGCTCCCCGCCGTCCTGGACCGCGACGACCTGCCCGAGCGCGCGGCGGCACTCCTCACGTATGTGTGGACCGAGGCGGTACGGCCGTACTGGGCGCGGCGCCGCCGCGTGCTGGAGGCCGACGTGGTCGCCCGCACGGCGCGGATGAGCGAGGGCGGCTGGGCGGCGGTGCTGGACGCGCTGCGGCCGGGCACCCGCTGGCTGGGCGCCAGCCGCTTCCAGGTCAATCTGCACGAGTACCCGCCCCGCGACATCTCCGGCGCCGAACTCGTCCTCGTCCCCGTCACCCCGCGCACCGGCTGGGTGTCGTGGGAGGAGCCGGAGCGGCAGCGGTACGCCCTGGTCTACCCGTGCTCCGGGCCGCTCGCCGACGGCCACGCCCGGCCCGCGCCCGCGAGCCTGGCCGCCCTGCTGGGCCGGGCCCGCGCCGCCGTCCTCGTCCTGCTGGACTCCCCGCTCAGCACCACCCAGCTGACGGCCGTGACCGGGCAGGGGCTCGGCTCGGTCGGACGGCATCTGCGGGTACTGCGGGACGCGGGGCTGGTGGAGCGGCGCCGGGCGGGCCGCTCGGTGCTGTACGCGCGGACGGCGGCGGGCGATGTGCTGATCCGGGCAGCGGCGGGCGATGTGCCGGTCCGAGCAGCCTCGGGTGCTGCGCCGACCCGGTCAGCAGCGGGCGATGAGCGGATCCGGGCCGCGGCAAGCGAGGTGCTGCATCAGGCCGTAGGGGACCGGCCTGCCGGGGCGGGCGGAGCCGGGCGCGGCTAGCATCCGGCCATGACCACCAACGCATCCCCCCTCGACGTCGCCATCGACGCCCTCCAGGGCGGTCCCGCCGATCTGAAGCAGTACGCCGGGCAGGTCGTGCTCGTCGTGAACGTGGCCTCCAAGTGCGGCCTGACCCCCCAGTACGCCGGTCTGGAGCGGCTCCAGGAGCGGTACGCCGCCCGCGGGTTCACCGTGCTCGGCGTGCCCTGCAACCAGTTCCTCGGCCAGGAGCCGGGCAGTGCCGCGGAGATCGCCGAGTTCTGCTCGGCGACGTACGGCGTGACCTTTCCGATGACCGAGAAGGTCGAGGTGAACGGCGCGGGCCGGCACCCGCTGTACGAGCGGCTGACCGGTTTCGCCGACGCCGAGGGGCACAGCGGGGACATCCGCTGGAACTTCGAGAAGTTCCTGATCGGCCGGGACGGCACCGTCGTCGCCCGGTTCTCCCCGCAGACCGAGCCGGAGTCGGCGGAGGTCGTCGCCGCCATCGAGGCGCAGCTCGGCTGAGCCGGAACGGCCTGCCTTGACCTTGCCCCCGGGGCAGGCCCGAGTCTCCTTCCCGCCGGGCGCCGAGGACCGCCCGGTGACGGAGGATGCGCGGATGGACGAGGAACTGCTCACCATCGGGACGTTCGCCGCCCGGGCCCGCCGGTCGGCCAAGGCCCTGCGGCGGTACGACCGGCTCGGCCTGCTCACCCCGGCCCGGGTCGACCCGGCCAGCGGCTACCGCTACTACCGCGTCGCGCAGATCGAACAGGCGCGGCTGGTGGCCCTGCTGCGGCAGCTGGACATGCCGCTGGCGCGGATCGCCGAGGTGGTCGCCGCGGACGGGGAGCGGGCGGCCGGGCTGCTCGCCGCCTACTGGGCGGACGTCGAGGCCCGGCTGGCGGGGCAGCGGACGCTCGCCGCGTACCTTCGTGGACGGCTGTCGGGAGGGACTTCCGAGATGCGCGAGACGTTCACGGTCGAGACGGTCGAGATGCCGGCGCGGGTGGTGATCACCGAGACGCGGCATGTGCTGGCGGACGAACTGCCCGCCTGGATCGGCGCGTCGCTGGGGCGGCTGGAGGAGGCGGCCCGGCAGTGCGGCGGCCCGGCCGGCGCGCCCTACGTCGTCTACCACTCCGAGGTGTCCATGGAGAGCGACGGCCCCGCCGAGGCCTGTGTGCCGGTGGCCGACGAGGCGGCGGCCCGTGCCTGGGCCGAGGCGCGCGGACGCGCCTGGCACACCCGGGTGCGGGTGGAACCGGCCATGCGCCTCGCCTTCACCCGGATCCGCAAGGCGCAGGTGGCCCATCCGCAGATCCTGGCCGCCTTCGAGGCGGTGGAGGAGTGGATCCGGGAGCGGGGGCTGGAACCGGCCGGCGCCTGCCGCGAGGTGTACTTCGCGGACTGGGACGCGGCGGGCCCCGGCGACCCCGTGTGCGACGTGGCGTTCCCGGTGCGCTGACCGCGGACAAGAGCCGAGCCCCCTCGGCAAGGACGGCGGGCTCGTCGAGAGGGCTCTGCGCACGGTGCGCGTGGTGCGCGGGTGGTGCCGGTGTTACGCCTTGACCGAGGCCACGAAGACGTTCCACGCGTCGGCGGGGAAGGCCAGCACGGGACCCTGATGCACCTTGGAGTCCCGGACGGCCATGGCCGACGGAACCGGGGACTTGATTTCGACGCACGCGCCGTTGCCCTGGGAGTACGAGGACTTGATCCACGTGTCCGTCGCGCCCTGCTTGATCGCCATTTTCGCTCCAGTAAGCCAGTTGCTGAGTTGTGCGTTTGCGCCAACATCGGTGGTGTGATGGCGTGATCGACGCTACTCGCCAACTCGGATCTCCGGAGCGACTATTCACTCGACCGGATGGCATATTCCATTCGGTCTTCCATCCGGTCGGGCCGACGGTGTACTTTGCGGCGCCTCACCTGCGACCCGCGTAGTCCTTCACCACTTCCGAGATGAATTCCCGGGTTTGGTCGGCATTCAGGGCCTGTGCCCGCAGGTGCTCGTACATGACAGCGTATTTCTGGACATCCTGCGCCTTTTCCAGATAGAGGTCGCTGGTGACGCCCTCGATGTAGACCACGCTCGAATCGGCGGCGTCCGGGAACTCCAGAATCGCGTACTGCCCGCTCACACCGGGGTGCGCGCCCATCTCGAACGGAATCAACTGGACCGTGACGTGCGGCAGTTGCGACATCTCGAGCAGGTACTCCAGCTGCTCGATCATCACCTGTTTACTGCCCACCTCGCGGCGCACCGCCGCCTCGTCGAGCACCGCCCACAGCCGCAGCGGGTTCTCCTCGGCGGCAATACGTTCCTGCCGGCGCAGTCTGACCTGCACCCGTTTGTCGATGTCGGCCGGCGTCGCCTCCGGCAGCGCGCCGGTGATCAGGGCCTCCGCGTACTGCCGGGTCTGCAACAGGCCGGGCACCACCTGCGGGTCGTACACGCGCAGACTGGCCGCGTCGGTCTCCAGGCCGATGTAGACGCTGTACGGGATGTCGCCGAAGGAGTGCCACCAGCCCTGCTGGCGCGAGTCCTTGGCCATCTGCATCAGCGAATCGACGATGCGGTGGTCCTCCACCTCGTAGACCCCGCACAGGTCGCGCACATCGCGCTGGCTGATGCTGCGACGGCCGTTCTCCAGGCGGCTGATCTTCGACTGCGACACCAGCAGCCGCTCCGCCACCTCCTCGGCCGTCATACCCTTGAGCTCACGGAGCCTGCGCAGCTCCTGGCCCAGCCGGCGCCGCCTGACGGTGGGATTGACATTGGACGCCACGGGACGTGCACCTCCGGCTGCTGCAACTTTGCGTATCTGCTGTTGAGCAGACTGCCACCAAGGCGCGGCTTACCGCTGGGAAACCGCGGATATGCGGCGGGTACACGCCATGTCCGCACACACGGACATGCGTCCGCGCGGGGCGGCGGACGCGTCCGTCGTCCGAACGACGCGTTCCGTCACCCCGCGCGGCTCGCGCGGCTCCCGAACCGGGCTTGTGTCTCGCCGTACTGCCGTACTGCCGTACCGCCGTGGGCCCGTGGCTAGTGGGCCACGGCGCGCGCCATGCCGGCACGGCGCGGCTGGGCGGGAACCCCCCGAGCGGGTTCCGCCGTCCTGGCGCCGGCGGGCGGCCGGCCCGCCGAACCCGCCGCGGCGCGGCGCGGCTGCGCCCCCACGCCGTTCTGGACGTCCATCACGGCGTGCGCCACGAGGCCGCCCATGGGGTCGTGCCTGATCAGGTCCCGCAGCCGGGAGCGGGACGAGCGTCCCTCGTTCCCCGGGTACAGGTGCTTGCCGAGGCCGACCGCGTGCGCCAGGGCGGCGAGCGCCGCGGTCCGCGGGTCCGGCGGAACGCCGGTGCGGATCGCGGAATCCAGCCGGGCCTTGATCTCCCGGCTGATGGCGTTGTCCGTCGCCTGGTAGCGCGTCGTCGGCAACACCCCGCACATCTGGCCCTCGACGGCATGCACCATGCCGCATCGTTCCAGATGCGAGAGGTACGTCTGGCGGAGCCCGAGACGCGGCCCGCCGATCCAGTGGACGGCCCGTACCGGAGCGCCACGCCTTCGCAGCAACTCCAACGCGCAGTCCAGTGTCGGATCTCCTGTCGGCCGTGGGACCACCACGGCGATACGATCCCCGTCTGGGGCTATCCGTCCGGCCAGCGCCAGCTCCACTAGCTGTGCTCCGGCCAGACCCAGGTCGAGCGACTGCGGCTGTGCGGTGGTACCCGTCGTCGGGTCCAACGCCAGCAGCAGAAGCTCCTCCGGAAGTGTTCTGCGGCTCCTGCCCATCCATGCCTCCCCGCGTGGATGAATGACAGGGTGACCCCTCTCACATTGGTCTGTCGAGGGTGCGTGACCGGTTCGTAAGGGAACCGGTAGGTATGTCGTTCTCGTCTACCGCTTGGGTTTAGCCCGCACACAGGACACTGGTACATGGTTCGGACAGTCGTGGAACCGAGGTGTCCGGGCGGCGGTTCGGTTCGGTAGCGCACGGGAACGTGCGGCATGGAGGAGGCATCGGTGGCGGGCGAGTCCCCCGACAGGTCGAAGCAGCGCGAGTCGTCGGCAGAACCGACGTCGGGGAGCGCGGGTCCGGTTCCCGAGGCCCGGAGCGAGGCGGCCGATCCCCGCCTCTCCGTGGCCCGTACGAGCGTCGACACGGCGACGCGGGTCCTCTCCACGAAGGACCTCGCGAAGGCGCGCGAGGACGGCGCGGAGGGCACGGACGGCGCGGACGGCGCCGCCGAGGACGGCGGCGAGGACACCGGCGGCAAGGGCGACGAGGACCTGGACGCCGCGGTGGCGGCATGGGTCCGCTCCGCGGACGAGGCCCCGTCCGACAAGGCCGCGTCCCCGAAGGAGGGTGACGCCGCGTCCGCGAAGGGGCCCGAGAAGGCCGAGGGATCCGAGAAGGCCGAGGAGTCCGAGAAGGCCGACAAGGCCGAGGAGCGCGACGACGTCGACGAGGCCGTGGTGGCCGGGGACGAGTCCGAGGCGGCGGCCGAGGAGGACTCCGACGAGCCGCGCGACGCGGCCGACGAGGGCGAGAGGGACTTCGGGAAGGGCGCGACGGCGGCGGCAACCGCCGAGGGCGACAACGGCGGCCGAAACACCGAGGCCGGCGCCGAAGGCGACTCCGAGGGTGACTCGGGCGCCGAGGACGCCGAGGACGCCGAGGACGCCGAGGACGCCGAGGACGGCCCGGAGGACGCGAAGGGCTCCGCCGAGGGAACCCCCGAGGCCGCCGAGAAGGCCGAGGACGACGCCGACGCGTCGCCCGTCGACCAGCCCACCACCGTCTTCAAGGCCGTACGGCCGCCGAAGCCCGCGGTCGACCAGCCCACCACCATGCTGAAGCTGGGCGGCGCCGCCAAGGTGAAGCCGGCCGCGGAGTCCGGCAAGGCGAAGGGGACCGCCGAGGAGTCCGGGAAGGGGCAGAAGCCCGAGAAGGAAGCCGCGAAGGCCCCGGCCAAGGACGCCGACAAGGATTCCGCGAAGGGCGCGGCGACGAAGGACGCCGAAGACGACTCCGCGAAGGACGCCGAGCGGACCGGCAAGTTCGTCGCGCTGAAGCCGCTGGACGACCCGGCGGACCGCAAGCCCCGCCCGGCCGCGCCCGCGAAGCCCGCGACGCCCGCCGAGCGGACCGAGGCGCCCGCGCCCGCCGACGTCACCGCCGCCGTGCCGCAGATCGGCCCGGAGCGGACCACGCAGCAGCCGTTGCCGCCGAAGCCGCCGCTGGACCTGCTGGCGGAGCTGACGAACACGCCGCCGCCCCCGCAGACCCCGCTGCGCACCGCCGTGCGCCGGGTGAAGATCTGGACGCCGCTGGTGCTGCTGCTGGTGATCGTGTTCGCGGTCGTCCAGTCGTTCCGCCCGCTGCCGGCGCCCACGCTCCAGCTGACCGCCCAGGACAGCTACACCTTCGACGGCTCGACGATCGACATCCCGTGGCCGGAGAACGGCCAGGCCGCGCTCGGCGTGCAGGGCATCGGCACGTTCGGCTCGTCCGGCGAGCAGAAGCCGGTGCCGATCGCGAGCGTCGCCAAGGTGATGACGGCGTACGTCATCCTCCGGGACCACCCGCTCAAGAGCGGCGAGGAGGGCCCGATGATCAAGATCGACCAGGTGGCCGAGGACCAGTCCCAGGCCGGCCAGGAGTCGACGGTCAACGTCTACGCGGGCGACCAGATCTCCGAACGCGAGGCGATCGAGGGCATCCTCATCGCGTCCGCGAACAACGTGGCCCGGTTGCTGGCCCGTTGGGACGCGGGGTCCGAGAAGGCGTTCGTGGCGAAGATGAACGCCGCCGCGAAGGACCTCGGGATGACCAACACGACGTACACCGACCCCTCGGGCCTGAACGACACCACGGTCTCCACGGCCGTGGACCAGGTGAAGCTCGCCAAGGCCGCGATGACCCAGCCCGCGTTCCGCGAGGTCGCCGCGATGATGTCGTACGACGACTACAAGGGCGTGAACCACCCGAACTGGAACCAGCTGGTCGGCAGCAACGG includes:
- a CDS encoding DUF2975 domain-containing protein, with the protein product MGKLTVLALRAVLVGLLAGSVFVQAVMVPLLAADMGDFDRRTPVVVILLLGLVTAQVVLVCVWRLVTMVRRGTVFSHGAFRYVHIVIGAMTAAALLVFTLGVVLAPGEDVAPGIVLLIGGVGLAVLGVALIVLVLRMLLAQAVARDVEAARMRAELAEVI
- a CDS encoding MarR family transcriptional regulator encodes the protein MGIVAALVRSAFLVDAVYAESGRRFGLTPQQGQLLCVLMPQPYGMSELGSMLGLAKSSLTGLVDRTAQRGLVRREADPRDKRAVRVRLTEEGASLARQFYDAACRRIEELPSGLAPAEREQLAALLARVVRDNEVPWVFLEPEPRP
- a CDS encoding MFS transporter is translated as MRTSPGYASLFRTPEFTPLFLSSAAQTAAQTLGGLALGTLVFRATGSPLLAAVSMFGPSLAQVVGAAFLLSGADRLPPRATLTGVALAFAAGTAVLALPGLPPAAVFAVVLAQGLVASLGGGVRWGLLTEILSTERYVLGRSVFNMMSGLAQIGGYAAGGVLVAVLTPRAALLLAALLYAGAALGLRLGLTQRPPRATGRPSARATWRANARLWSSRPRRRVYLALWVPNGLIVGCESLYVSYAPGAAGTLFTCAALGMFAGDVTVGRLVPPARRARLGVPLLLLLAGPYLLFFLRPPVPVAAVLVLVASAGFGASLVQQERLVTLTPTELSGHALGLHSAGMLTCQGLSATLAGTTAQLTSPAVAMTVMAAGSLTVTGVLARGLGEGAESAEGAGVAGVTGADETDSRDDAKAGEERAAT
- a CDS encoding helix-turn-helix domain-containing protein, with the translated sequence MGWWQLDADTLARSRFLLSPYAETFASLKLLHAGTGAHPGEREWLRAHLPAYRARLAADPVTARLVRAGLGRDWIADFLTPTPREGEDFARAVARVRATRPDAARAHLRLSLAGPLPAVLDRDDLPERAAALLTYVWTEAVRPYWARRRRVLEADVVARTARMSEGGWAAVLDALRPGTRWLGASRFQVNLHEYPPRDISGAELVLVPVTPRTGWVSWEEPERQRYALVYPCSGPLADGHARPAPASLAALLGRARAAVLVLLDSPLSTTQLTAVTGQGLGSVGRHLRVLRDAGLVERRRAGRSVLYARTAAGDVLIRAAAGDVPVRAASGAAPTRSAAGDERIRAAASEVLHQAVGDRPAGAGGAGRG
- a CDS encoding glutathione peroxidase, which produces MTTNASPLDVAIDALQGGPADLKQYAGQVVLVVNVASKCGLTPQYAGLERLQERYAARGFTVLGVPCNQFLGQEPGSAAEIAEFCSATYGVTFPMTEKVEVNGAGRHPLYERLTGFADAEGHSGDIRWNFEKFLIGRDGTVVARFSPQTEPESAEVVAAIEAQLG
- a CDS encoding MerR family transcriptional regulator, which codes for MDEELLTIGTFAARARRSAKALRRYDRLGLLTPARVDPASGYRYYRVAQIEQARLVALLRQLDMPLARIAEVVAADGERAAGLLAAYWADVEARLAGQRTLAAYLRGRLSGGTSEMRETFTVETVEMPARVVITETRHVLADELPAWIGASLGRLEEAARQCGGPAGAPYVVYHSEVSMESDGPAEACVPVADEAAARAWAEARGRAWHTRVRVEPAMRLAFTRIRKAQVAHPQILAAFEAVEEWIRERGLEPAGACREVYFADWDAAGPGDPVCDVAFPVR
- a CDS encoding DUF397 domain-containing protein, with product MAIKQGATDTWIKSSYSQGNGACVEIKSPVPSAMAVRDSKVHQGPVLAFPADAWNVFVASVKA
- a CDS encoding helix-turn-helix transcriptional regulator, with amino-acid sequence MASNVNPTVRRRRLGQELRRLRELKGMTAEEVAERLLVSQSKISRLENGRRSISQRDVRDLCGVYEVEDHRIVDSLMQMAKDSRQQGWWHSFGDIPYSVYIGLETDAASLRVYDPQVVPGLLQTRQYAEALITGALPEATPADIDKRVQVRLRRQERIAAEENPLRLWAVLDEAAVRREVGSKQVMIEQLEYLLEMSQLPHVTVQLIPFEMGAHPGVSGQYAILEFPDAADSSVVYIEGVTSDLYLEKAQDVQKYAVMYEHLRAQALNADQTREFISEVVKDYAGRR
- a CDS encoding GPP34 family phosphoprotein; this translates as MGRSRRTLPEELLLLALDPTTGTTAQPQSLDLGLAGAQLVELALAGRIAPDGDRIAVVVPRPTGDPTLDCALELLRRRGAPVRAVHWIGGPRLGLRQTYLSHLERCGMVHAVEGQMCGVLPTTRYQATDNAISREIKARLDSAIRTGVPPDPRTAALAALAHAVGLGKHLYPGNEGRSSRSRLRDLIRHDPMGGLVAHAVMDVQNGVGAQPRRAAAGSAGRPPAGARTAEPARGVPAQPRRAGMARAVAH
- a CDS encoding D-alanyl-D-alanine carboxypeptidase, with translation MEEASVAGESPDRSKQRESSAEPTSGSAGPVPEARSEAADPRLSVARTSVDTATRVLSTKDLAKAREDGAEGTDGADGAAEDGGEDTGGKGDEDLDAAVAAWVRSADEAPSDKAASPKEGDAASAKGPEKAEGSEKAEESEKADKAEERDDVDEAVVAGDESEAAAEEDSDEPRDAADEGERDFGKGATAAATAEGDNGGRNTEAGAEGDSEGDSGAEDAEDAEDAEDAEDGPEDAKGSAEGTPEAAEKAEDDADASPVDQPTTVFKAVRPPKPAVDQPTTMLKLGGAAKVKPAAESGKAKGTAEESGKGQKPEKEAAKAPAKDADKDSAKGAATKDAEDDSAKDAERTGKFVALKPLDDPADRKPRPAAPAKPATPAERTEAPAPADVTAAVPQIGPERTTQQPLPPKPPLDLLAELTNTPPPPQTPLRTAVRRVKIWTPLVLLLVIVFAVVQSFRPLPAPTLQLTAQDSYTFDGSTIDIPWPENGQAALGVQGIGTFGSSGEQKPVPIASVAKVMTAYVILRDHPLKSGEEGPMIKIDQVAEDQSQAGQESTVNVYAGDQISEREAIEGILIASANNVARLLARWDAGSEKAFVAKMNAAAKDLGMTNTTYTDPSGLNDTTVSTAVDQVKLAKAAMTQPAFREVAAMMSYDDYKGVNHPNWNQLVGSNGVVGIKTGTTTSALGNLVFAAKKEIGGETHTIVGAVVRQPAGGADNTILGAALHQSDLLIRAAQGALESATILKKGDVVGYVDDGLGGRTPVVATEDVTAVGWPGLEVKLSFAADELPHTAKAGTKVGTLTVGDGAVAGAVKVPVALERDLVEPGFTAKVTRIA